From the genome of Nitrospirota bacterium, one region includes:
- a CDS encoding HAMP domain-containing protein produces MLKKIGGIQQKLIITMLIVGMVSAVIVLLIVYLEETRTVGKSIGDVLYQHTYVGEVPEVEYSHIYSTISLWKVFILGPSAIGILILLSYFAARWISEPIKELSSGVERMVGSGHLDHNIKIKTGDELEKLAEGFNRMAKDLEDKLHEIKLERDKLNTVMDSLGDGLVLLDESYKIQYMNATFIYLYGKGSIGKNCREVFGVGGMPCKGCSQKNRDEHKPHTIEATTNKGLTYLITHSCIKNLDGSISIVEIFKDITIRKRLEQQLLYSERLAALSQFSSTFAHDLRNPIVAIKKTLEMLNNSAAINKDDENSSPLFKGGRGGVYIDLIANCDLLLGLVNDVLDIHQVSYKNLPLIYSSFSIGHALEEVVRLLRIEAEERKLNVIIENDHDIHLNGDKRRIQRVFINLLSNAIRYSPPEGKIKMSFTTEEESSNLLFKIEDDGPGIAPAELTKVFDIFYKKEMNGIKGGTGLGLYFCKVVVDAHGGRIWAGNRENGGAVFYLSIPINVETTREEVA; encoded by the coding sequence ATGTTAAAAAAGATAGGCGGTATACAGCAAAAACTCATAATCACTATGCTTATTGTAGGCATGGTATCTGCTGTTATAGTACTTTTGATTGTTTATCTGGAAGAAACAAGGACAGTCGGAAAATCTATCGGTGATGTCTTATACCAGCATACCTATGTCGGTGAAGTTCCCGAGGTAGAATACTCTCATATTTATTCCACTATATCTTTATGGAAGGTTTTTATCTTAGGCCCTTCTGCCATTGGAATCCTGATCCTGCTGAGTTATTTTGCAGCCAGATGGATTTCAGAACCCATTAAGGAATTAAGCTCCGGGGTTGAACGCATGGTAGGCAGCGGACACCTTGACCACAACATTAAGATAAAGACCGGCGATGAACTGGAAAAACTTGCAGAGGGCTTTAACCGGATGGCTAAGGACCTCGAAGATAAGCTCCATGAGATAAAGTTGGAGAGGGACAAACTTAATACTGTCATGGACAGCCTTGGAGACGGGCTTGTTCTACTTGATGAAAGCTACAAAATTCAATATATGAATGCAACATTCATATATCTTTATGGCAAGGGTTCTATAGGAAAAAACTGCCGTGAGGTTTTCGGGGTCGGCGGTATGCCGTGTAAAGGCTGTTCTCAGAAAAACAGGGATGAACATAAACCGCATACTATAGAGGCAACTACTAATAAAGGGCTTACATATCTTATAACCCACTCCTGCATAAAAAATCTTGATGGAAGTATTTCAATCGTGGAGATATTTAAGGATATTACTATAAGAAAGCGGCTTGAACAACAGCTCTTATATTCTGAAAGGCTTGCGGCATTAAGCCAGTTCTCTTCCACATTTGCACACGACCTGAGAAATCCCATAGTCGCCATAAAGAAGACACTTGAGATGCTGAACAACTCTGCAGCTATCAATAAGGATGATGAGAATTCCTCCCCTTTGTTTAAGGGGGGGCGAGGGGGGGTCTATATTGACCTAATCGCAAACTGTGACCTCCTCCTCGGACTTGTCAATGACGTGCTGGATATACATCAGGTCAGCTACAAGAACCTGCCGCTTATCTACTCTTCATTTTCAATCGGCCATGCACTTGAAGAGGTTGTAAGGCTGCTTAGGATTGAGGCAGAAGAGAGGAAGCTTAATGTCATTATAGAAAATGACCATGATATACACCTGAACGGAGACAAGAGAAGGATACAGCGTGTGTTCATAAACCTGCTCAGTAATGCCATAAGATATTCACCTCCTGAAGGGAAAATAAAAATGTCCTTTACTACTGAAGAAGAAAGTTCTAATCTATTATTCAAAATTGAGGATGATGGACCGGGTATTGCTCCTGCTGAGTTGACTAAGGTATTTGATATTTTTTATAAAAAAGAGATGAACGGCATAAAGGGCGGCACAGGACTTGGCCTTTACTTCTGCAAGGTTGTGGTAGATGCTCACGGCGGGAGGATATGGGCCGGTAACAGAGAAAATGGCGGGGCAGTATTTTACTTAAGTATACCCATAAATGTCGAAACAACGAGGGAGGAAGTAGCATGA
- a CDS encoding response regulator transcription factor codes for MSIKILIADDQRLFRQSLRYLLEQEDEIKVVGEAANGRDAFSLIDEIHPDIILMDVDMPKLDGINATRLILDREPSIKILMLSVHDDDERIISAIRNGAVGYILKDADHKEFIRIIKGTYKGEDVISPFLANSIPKVMSAIEIAIPHEKVPSSKIAQLTERERETLDLLSEGKSNKEMADKMCLSLETIKSHLQTIYKKLGVKSRTEAAILFLKEVKGGN; via the coding sequence ATGAGTATCAAGATACTAATAGCCGATGACCAGAGGCTCTTCCGGCAGAGTCTGAGATATCTCCTTGAACAGGAAGATGAGATAAAGGTCGTTGGAGAGGCGGCAAACGGACGTGATGCTTTTTCCCTTATTGACGAGATTCACCCTGACATAATCCTTATGGATGTTGATATGCCGAAGCTTGACGGCATCAACGCAACACGACTTATATTAGATAGAGAACCTTCTATAAAAATACTTATGTTGTCAGTTCATGACGATGATGAACGGATTATCTCTGCAATTCGTAATGGTGCTGTCGGCTATATCCTTAAAGATGCAGATCACAAAGAGTTCATAAGAATAATCAAGGGGACTTATAAAGGTGAGGATGTCATATCCCCATTTCTGGCGAACAGCATTCCAAAGGTAATGTCAGCGATAGAAATTGCAATACCTCATGAAAAAGTGCCATCATCAAAAATCGCTCAATTAACAGAAAGGGAACGTGAGACACTGGACCTTTTATCAGAAGGAAAGAGCAATAAAGAAATGGCCGATAAAATGTGCCTGTCCCTTGAGACCATTAAATCCCACCTCCAGACAATCTATAAAAAACTAGGTGTAAAGAGCAGGACAGAAGCAGCCATATTATTTTTGAAAGAGGTGAAAGGGGGTAATTAA
- a CDS encoding ORF6N domain-containing protein, with translation MKTVIPVEIIERKIYFIRGEKVMLSVDIAELYGVEPKVLIQAIKRNKERFPEDFMFQLTNQEFANLKSQIVTSSWGGIRRATPYAFTEQGVAMLSSVLRSKQAVQVNIAIIRTFVKLREILSMNKELANKLSQLERKVENHDGEIKLIFDAILRLMTPPPSKEKKIGFRVRERSTRYRTSMR, from the coding sequence ATGAAAACAGTTATCCCTGTGGAAATAATTGAAAGAAAAATCTATTTTATTCGCGGTGAAAAAGTTATGCTGAGTGTCGATATTGCAGAACTATATGGCGTTGAGCCAAAAGTATTGATACAGGCAATTAAACGAAACAAAGAACGGTTTCCGGAAGATTTTATGTTTCAGCTTACAAATCAAGAGTTTGCCAACTTGAAGTCACAAATTGTGACTTCAAGTTGGGGTGGTATTCGCCGTGCTACCCCTTATGCCTTTACAGAACAAGGTGTAGCCATGCTCTCAAGTGTTCTTCGAAGCAAGCAGGCCGTGCAGGTCAACATCGCCATTATACGGACCTTTGTCAAACTTAGAGAAATACTATCAATGAATAAAGAACTTGCCAACAAGCTGTCACAGCTTGAACGAAAGGTAGAGAACCATGACGGGGAAATTAAATTAATTTTTGATGCGATCCTCCGGTTGATGACCCCTCCGCCATCCAAGGAAAAGAAGATTGGATTCCGTGTAAGGGAAAGAAGTACACGGTACAGGACATCAATGCGCTGA